One stretch of Tepidibacter hydrothermalis DNA includes these proteins:
- a CDS encoding single-stranded DNA-binding protein has translation MINIKEDTNVVNMLGEITEELKLSHEIFGEKFYATKIKIKRLSDSQDILPITVSERLIVDLDMKVGKTVEVSGQLRSYNKVVDGKNKLILTVFARELVFVEEENKDPNSIFLDGYVCKNPIYRKTPLGREITDLLLAVNRAYNKSDYIPSIAWGRNAKFCKNLKVGDRVQLWGRIQSRQYEKKVEDGEVDVKVAYEVSVSKMKKLLENNTK, from the coding sequence ATGATCAATATAAAAGAAGATACGAATGTCGTGAATATGTTAGGAGAGATTACAGAAGAACTTAAATTAAGCCATGAAATATTTGGAGAAAAGTTTTATGCTACAAAAATAAAAATAAAAAGACTTAGTGACTCACAAGATATACTGCCTATTACAGTATCAGAAAGATTGATTGTAGATTTAGATATGAAGGTTGGTAAAACCGTTGAGGTAAGTGGACAGTTAAGATCATATAATAAGGTGGTTGATGGAAAAAATAAGCTTATATTAACTGTATTTGCAAGAGAATTAGTTTTTGTAGAGGAAGAAAACAAAGATCCTAATAGCATATTTTTAGATGGATATGTATGTAAAAATCCTATATATAGGAAAACACCTTTAGGAAGAGAAATTACAGATTTATTGTTAGCGGTTAATAGAGCTTATAATAAGTCTGATTATATACCATCTATAGCTTGGGGTAGAAATGCAAAGTTTTGTAAAAATTTAAAGGTGGGAGATAGAGTTCAATTATGGGGGAGAATTCAAAGTAGACAATATGAAAAGAAAGTTGAAGATGGAGAAGTTGATGTAAAGGTTGCATATGAAGTTTCGGTATCTAAAATGAAGAAGTTGTTGGAGAATAATACTAAATAA
- a CDS encoding class I SAM-dependent methyltransferase yields MEKICVDTSYYIRGSISPNKKQNNINNFLETINSSVGEKVLLLGNISNYGKYLKKLGVEVIILENDKYVTSSAIVDNGNCNIIQGSVEYMPFKDNYFDKVIFLNYFNCFENEKNALREVYRVLKHKGKVIIEDKNPKNLSVKLKSLQNKIKGYNGKFYRPTEIVEIFGESGFCGTFKEIDSENYIYMGIKTD; encoded by the coding sequence TTGGAAAAAATATGTGTAGATACATCTTATTATATAAGAGGTAGTATAAGTCCTAATAAAAAACAAAATAATATAAACAACTTCTTGGAGACCATAAACAGCTCTGTTGGAGAAAAAGTACTTCTTTTAGGAAATATATCTAATTATGGTAAGTACTTGAAAAAACTAGGAGTAGAGGTTATTATACTTGAAAATGATAAATATGTTACAAGTTCTGCTATTGTAGATAATGGGAATTGTAATATAATTCAAGGATCGGTTGAATACATGCCATTTAAGGATAATTATTTTGATAAGGTAATATTTTTAAATTATTTTAATTGCTTTGAAAATGAAAAGAATGCTTTAAGAGAAGTATATAGAGTATTAAAGCATAAAGGTAAGGTAATAATAGAAGATAAAAATCCTAAAAATCTATCTGTAAAATTAAAATCACTTCAAAATAAGATAAAAGGATATAACGGAAAATTTTATCGACCTACAGAAATAGTAGAAATATTTGGTGAAAGTGGATTTTGCGGTACGTTTAAAGAAATAGACAGTGAAAATTATATTTATATGGGTATTAAAACAGATTAA
- a CDS encoding sigma-54 interaction domain-containing protein → MVDLMLIKEDIKNTADVISSVLNVDVTIVDHDLIRIAGTGKYAHKIGEKVSLYSAFKNSLDTGESFIIENPREDKICKMCKDKEQCKEFAEVCCPIALEEKIYGVIGLIAFTREQGNNIKNNKSQLMSFLTKMADLISSKIKVENKSYEIKIQAKRLEMLLNNMDKAVVSTDVYGNIDKYNDKFKNIFKLDDKLDKNNIFDILRFINKNEMTTIKKRYKSTSFIYKTKNYTLRGIYNINTIIIDGDIKGYVFDFIDNSSAIENFNEITGTNYKIGFDNIIGNSLSMEHVKNEARVASKTSSTVLITGESGTGKELFARAIHNNGSRCKYSFIAINCAAIPDNLLESELFGYEEGAFTGAKKGGKVGKFELANRGTIFLDEIGDMSIHLQGKLLRVLQEREVEKIGGKINIPVDVRIIAATNRDLEEMVAKGEFREDLYYRLNVIPISIPPLRDRKEDIVSLVDSIIKDYSKKLNKYITGIEECAITKILDYPWPGNVRQLQNVIEYSINMSNSSTIICENLPQKIMKKNKETKCDINGDITPLKEIEKQEIIKALHKFKDYKKDKERACEALGISRATLYRKMKEYQIK, encoded by the coding sequence ATGGTAGATTTAATGCTTATAAAAGAGGATATAAAAAATACAGCAGATGTTATATCATCTGTGTTAAATGTAGATGTAACTATAGTTGACCATGATTTGATCAGAATTGCAGGCACTGGAAAATATGCACATAAAATAGGAGAAAAGGTAAGTTTGTACTCTGCATTTAAAAATTCTCTAGATACAGGTGAGAGCTTTATAATTGAAAATCCAAGAGAAGATAAGATATGTAAGATGTGCAAGGATAAAGAGCAGTGCAAAGAATTTGCAGAGGTATGTTGCCCTATAGCATTAGAAGAAAAGATATACGGAGTTATAGGCCTTATAGCATTTACACGAGAACAAGGCAACAATATAAAAAATAACAAAAGTCAATTAATGAGTTTTTTAACAAAAATGGCAGACTTGATATCAAGTAAAATAAAAGTAGAGAATAAATCTTATGAGATTAAAATACAGGCAAAGAGGCTAGAAATGCTTCTCAATAATATGGACAAGGCTGTAGTATCTACTGATGTGTATGGAAATATAGATAAATACAATGATAAATTCAAAAATATATTTAAATTAGATGATAAATTAGATAAAAATAATATATTTGATATACTAAGATTTATAAATAAAAATGAAATGACAACTATAAAAAAAAGGTATAAAAGTACATCTTTTATATATAAAACCAAGAATTATACGTTGAGAGGAATATATAATATAAATACAATAATAATAGATGGAGATATAAAAGGATATGTATTCGATTTTATAGATAATTCTTCGGCTATAGAAAATTTTAATGAAATAACTGGGACAAACTATAAAATAGGATTTGATAATATAATAGGAAATAGTTTATCTATGGAGCATGTAAAAAATGAGGCTCGGGTTGCGTCAAAAACTTCATCTACTGTATTGATAACTGGAGAAAGTGGTACTGGAAAAGAGTTATTTGCAAGAGCTATACATAATAATGGAAGTAGATGTAAATACTCATTTATTGCTATTAACTGTGCAGCAATCCCTGATAACTTGCTTGAGAGTGAACTGTTTGGGTATGAAGAAGGTGCATTTACAGGAGCTAAAAAAGGTGGGAAAGTAGGAAAGTTTGAACTTGCAAATAGAGGAACTATATTCCTTGATGAAATAGGAGATATGAGCATACATTTACAGGGAAAGCTACTTAGAGTATTGCAGGAAAGAGAAGTTGAAAAAATAGGAGGGAAAATAAATATTCCAGTTGATGTTAGAATAATAGCTGCAACAAATAGGGATTTAGAAGAAATGGTTGCAAAGGGAGAGTTTAGAGAGGATTTATATTATAGATTAAATGTAATTCCAATATCGATACCTCCGTTAAGAGATAGAAAAGAAGACATAGTATCATTGGTAGATAGTATAATTAAAGATTATTCTAAAAAATTAAATAAATATATAACTGGAATAGAAGAATGTGCAATAACAAAAATACTGGATTATCCATGGCCTGGAAATGTAAGACAGCTTCAAAATGTAATTGAGTACAGTATAAATATGTCAAACTCATCAACAATAATATGTGAGAATCTACCTCAGAAAATAATGAAGAAAAATAAAGAAACTAAGTGTGATATAAATGGGGATATAACTCCTCTTAAGGAAATAGAGAAGCAGGAAATAATAAAAGCTTTACACAAATTCAAGGATTACAAAAAAGATAAGGAAAGAGCTTGTGAGGCTCTTGGTATATCCAGAGCTACTCTTTATAGAAAAATGAAAGAATACCAGATAAAATAA
- a CDS encoding serine dehydratase subunit alpha family protein, translating into MKKILVDMLKAEVKPALGCTEPVAVALACAKAKELLGEEIVECNIFVSPNVYKNGMCVGIPGTTRLGLKIAASMGLNGGDSELGLRVLEKLGEEEVKISEKFMDQNMVKISPIETTEKVYIEVNLKGKENTSKTIIMTKHDNFVHIQKNDSVILNGEISLDVEYKHVDSPTVKLTIKELIQEIEKMDESDLDFLLEGIDMNMDMANVAIEDKVGIGVGYGIKKAMDDKMLSDDLMNKAMMLTAAASDARMSGVNKPVMSSNGSGNHGLTAILPIAAYNEMYPQTKEKLSKALAISHLVTGYIKNYTGRLSAVCGCGVAASTGSAAAITWLMDGTYEQIDGAIENMIANLSGMICDGAKAGCALKLASAASAAIQSAVIAKYNCVVPALNGIVGNKVEESIRNLGKVSAQGMTITDEVIIKVMDGMNNN; encoded by the coding sequence ATGAAAAAAATACTTGTAGATATGTTAAAAGCAGAAGTAAAGCCAGCTTTAGGATGTACAGAGCCAGTTGCAGTAGCTCTAGCTTGTGCAAAAGCTAAGGAATTATTAGGAGAAGAAATAGTTGAATGTAATATATTTGTAAGTCCTAATGTGTATAAAAATGGTATGTGCGTTGGAATACCAGGAACAACAAGATTAGGTCTTAAAATAGCGGCTTCTATGGGACTTAATGGAGGAGATTCTGAACTTGGACTTAGAGTATTAGAAAAATTAGGAGAAGAAGAAGTTAAAATATCAGAAAAATTCATGGACCAAAATATGGTTAAAATATCTCCTATAGAAACTACGGAAAAGGTTTACATAGAGGTTAACTTAAAAGGAAAAGAAAATACATCAAAAACTATAATAATGACTAAGCATGATAATTTTGTTCACATTCAAAAAAATGACTCTGTAATATTAAATGGAGAAATAAGCTTAGATGTTGAATATAAACATGTTGACAGTCCAACAGTTAAACTTACAATTAAAGAATTAATTCAAGAAATAGAAAAAATGGATGAATCTGATTTAGACTTCTTACTAGAAGGAATAGATATGAATATGGATATGGCAAACGTTGCTATAGAAGATAAAGTAGGTATTGGTGTAGGATACGGAATTAAAAAAGCTATGGATGATAAAATGCTTTCAGATGATCTTATGAATAAAGCTATGATGCTAACAGCAGCAGCTTCTGATGCTAGAATGAGTGGGGTTAATAAGCCTGTTATGAGTTCTAATGGAAGTGGAAATCATGGACTTACAGCTATACTTCCAATAGCTGCTTATAATGAAATGTATCCTCAAACAAAAGAAAAATTATCAAAGGCATTAGCTATAAGTCATTTAGTTACAGGATATATAAAGAATTATACAGGAAGATTATCTGCGGTTTGTGGATGTGGAGTAGCAGCATCAACAGGATCAGCAGCAGCTATAACTTGGCTTATGGACGGAACTTATGAGCAAATAGATGGAGCAATTGAAAATATGATTGCAAACTTAAGTGGTATGATATGTGATGGTGCAAAAGCTGGATGTGCCCTAAAACTTGCATCAGCAGCATCAGCAGCTATTCAAAGTGCTGTAATAGCAAAATATAACTGTGTAGTACCAGCTCTTAACGGAATAGTAGGAAACAAAGTTGAAGAAAGTATAAGAAATCTAGGAAAAGTTAGTGCACAAGGAATGACAATAACAGATGAGGTTATAATAAAAGTTATGGATGGGATGAATAACAACTAA
- the hpt gene encoding hypoxanthine phosphoribosyltransferase — MDIETKVWETLCSEEDIVRRTAELGKQISEDYKDKKLFVISLLKGSFIFTADLVRKIDIPVKLGFMTTSSYGHSEESSGKINVLADINDDVEGYDILVVDDITDSALTMSFVMNHLKSKNPASIKCCVLLDKPVRRKVDLVPDYVGFEIDDKFVVGYGLNYGDYYRNVPYVFNVTNQDR, encoded by the coding sequence ATGGATATAGAAACTAAAGTATGGGAAACACTATGCTCTGAAGAAGATATAGTAAGAAGAACTGCTGAACTTGGAAAGCAGATATCTGAGGACTATAAGGATAAGAAATTGTTCGTTATATCTCTTTTAAAAGGAAGCTTTATATTCACTGCTGATCTTGTTAGAAAGATAGATATTCCAGTTAAATTAGGATTTATGACGACATCTAGCTATGGACACTCAGAAGAGTCAAGTGGAAAAATAAATGTTCTTGCAGATATAAATGATGATGTAGAAGGATATGATATTCTAGTAGTTGATGATATAACAGATTCAGCTCTTACTATGAGTTTTGTTATGAATCATCTAAAGTCAAAAAATCCAGCAAGTATAAAATGCTGTGTGCTGTTAGATAAACCAGTTAGAAGAAAAGTAGATTTAGTTCCTGATTATGTAGGATTTGAGATAGATGATAAATTTGTAGTTGGATACGGACTGAACTATGGTGATTACTATAGAAACGTTCCTTATGTATTTAATGTAACTAATCAAGATAGATAG
- a CDS encoding TIGR00266 family protein has product MYDVIDYKIYGDDMQTVEIELDPSEGVRAEAGAMIYMENGIQMQTSTDGGIFSGFKRMFTGESFFITTFLHTGAGKSHVAFGAPYPGKIIPIDLNLVGGSFICQKDSFLCAARGIDINIAFSKKIGTGLFGGEGFILQRLEGQGMAFIHAGGTIIKKELNHGETLRVDTGCLVGFSPSVNYDIQFIGGFKNALFGGEGMFLATVTGPGIVYLQSLPFSRLADRISSAASYTQRGESKGVGGIGSDILGGLFGGDNNY; this is encoded by the coding sequence ATGTATGATGTTATTGATTACAAAATATATGGAGATGATATGCAAACTGTAGAAATTGAATTAGATCCTAGTGAAGGCGTAAGAGCAGAAGCTGGAGCTATGATATATATGGAAAATGGAATACAGATGCAAACATCAACTGATGGAGGAATATTTAGCGGTTTTAAAAGAATGTTTACAGGAGAAAGTTTTTTTATAACTACTTTTCTTCATACAGGTGCTGGAAAAAGTCATGTTGCATTCGGAGCTCCTTATCCAGGAAAAATAATACCTATTGACTTAAATTTAGTTGGAGGAAGTTTTATTTGTCAAAAGGATTCATTCTTATGCGCTGCAAGAGGAATAGATATAAATATAGCTTTTAGTAAAAAAATAGGTACCGGTTTATTTGGAGGAGAAGGTTTTATTCTTCAGCGTCTTGAAGGACAAGGTATGGCTTTTATTCATGCTGGTGGAACTATTATAAAAAAAGAACTTAACCATGGTGAAACACTTCGTGTTGATACAGGATGTTTGGTAGGTTTTTCTCCTTCAGTCAATTATGACATTCAATTTATTGGAGGATTTAAAAACGCTTTATTTGGTGGGGAAGGAATGTTTTTAGCTACCGTTACAGGTCCAGGAATTGTTTATCTTCAAAGTCTTCCTTTCTCAAGACTTGCTGACCGTATATCTTCAGCAGCATCTTACACTCAAAGAGGAGAAAGTAAAGGAGTTGGAGGCATAGGATCAGATATATTAGGAGGTTTATTTGGAGGAGATAATAATTACTAA
- the dapB gene encoding 4-hydroxy-tetrahydrodipicolinate reductase, which yields MIKVIVNGCLGKMGKVLTKSIFDDEAFELVAGVSREINETTSYNAYSNILDINEKADVIIDFSNPTTLKDMLTYSKKTKTPLVIATTGYTNEELNMISEHSKEVPVFHSSNMSLGVNLMLKLVEISAKALSNFDIEIIEKHHNRKVDAPSGTALMLANEIQAVLDNEFNFGRHGKNAKRKENEIGIHAVRGGTIVGDHSVIFAGKDEIVELNHTALSKEIFAQGSLQAAKFIVNKENGYYNMKDIVSL from the coding sequence ATGATTAAAGTTATAGTCAATGGATGCCTTGGCAAAATGGGCAAAGTTTTGACAAAGTCTATATTCGATGATGAAGCTTTTGAACTTGTAGCAGGTGTTTCTCGAGAAATTAACGAAACTACTAGCTATAATGCATACTCTAATATATTAGATATTAACGAAAAAGCCGATGTAATAATAGACTTTTCCAACCCAACTACACTAAAAGATATGCTAACTTATTCTAAAAAAACTAAAACGCCGTTAGTTATAGCTACAACTGGGTATACTAATGAAGAGCTTAATATGATAAGTGAGCATTCTAAAGAAGTTCCAGTATTTCATAGCTCAAATATGTCACTAGGAGTAAACCTTATGTTAAAGCTTGTAGAAATATCAGCTAAAGCTCTTAGTAATTTTGACATAGAAATAATTGAAAAACACCACAATAGAAAAGTTGATGCACCTAGTGGTACTGCTTTAATGCTTGCAAATGAAATTCAAGCTGTTCTAGATAATGAATTTAATTTTGGAAGACATGGTAAAAATGCAAAAAGAAAAGAAAATGAAATAGGTATCCATGCAGTTCGTGGTGGAACTATAGTTGGAGATCACAGCGTTATATTCGCAGGTAAGGACGAAATAGTTGAGCTTAACCATACCGCTTTATCAAAAGAAATATTTGCACAAGGATCTCTTCAAGCAGCTAAATTTATTGTAAATAAAGAAAATGGATATTATAATATGAAAGACATAGTATCTTTGTAA
- the dapA gene encoding 4-hydroxy-tetrahydrodipicolinate synthase, giving the protein MLFKGSGVALVTPFKNGEIDFEKLGEIIEYHIKEGTDAFIVCGTTGEASTMTDEEQIETIKFVVDKTNKRIPVIAGTGSNNTAHSIHLSQKAEELGTDGLLVITPYYNKSTQKGLISHFNAIADSVNIPIIVYNVPGRTGVNIKPSTLAQIAEHKNIVAVKEASGNISQVAEMARVCPDGFGIYSGNDDMILPLLSLGGCGVISVVANICPKDTHDLVAKYFEGDIEGSRKLQLDMKPLIDSLFIEVNPIPVKTAMNLLGFDMGELRLPLVDMEDSNLNVLKNELTNYGFKL; this is encoded by the coding sequence ATGCTATTTAAAGGTTCTGGTGTTGCTTTAGTTACCCCATTTAAAAATGGAGAAATTGATTTTGAAAAATTAGGAGAAATTATAGAATACCATATTAAAGAGGGAACAGATGCATTTATAGTATGTGGAACTACTGGGGAAGCATCTACAATGACTGATGAAGAGCAAATAGAAACTATAAAATTTGTAGTAGATAAGACAAATAAAAGAATACCTGTTATAGCAGGAACTGGTTCTAATAATACAGCACATTCTATACACCTTAGCCAAAAGGCTGAAGAATTGGGAACAGATGGTCTTTTAGTTATAACGCCTTATTACAATAAATCTACTCAAAAAGGTCTTATTTCTCACTTTAACGCTATAGCTGATTCGGTTAATATTCCTATAATAGTTTATAACGTTCCAGGAAGAACAGGAGTTAATATAAAACCTTCTACACTAGCTCAAATAGCTGAACATAAAAACATAGTAGCAGTTAAAGAAGCTAGCGGAAATATATCTCAAGTTGCTGAGATGGCAAGAGTTTGTCCTGATGGATTTGGAATATACTCTGGAAATGACGATATGATTCTACCTCTATTATCTCTTGGAGGATGTGGTGTTATATCTGTTGTTGCAAATATATGTCCAAAAGATACTCATGATTTAGTAGCTAAATACTTTGAAGGAGATATTGAAGGTTCTAGAAAGCTTCAATTAGATATGAAACCTTTAATAGATTCATTATTTATAGAAGTAAATCCTATACCAGTCAAAACTGCTATGAATTTATTAGGATTTGACATGGGTGAACTTAGACTTCCATTAGTTGATATGGAAGATTCTAACTTAAACGTATTAAAGAATGAATTAACAAACTACGGATTCAAATTATAG
- a CDS encoding aspartate-semialdehyde dehydrogenase, whose translation MKKVNVAIVGATGMVGRTFLKILQERDFPIENLYLLASKKSAGDVVNFNGKDYIIEELTENSFDKDIDIALFSAGGEISKKFAPIAKEKGVIVVDNSSMWRMYDDVPLVVPEVNPEDVKKHNGIIANPNCSTIQAVVPLKTLHDKFGIKRIVYSTYQAVSGSGVKGIADLKEGIKGNENKLYPHPIAYNALPHIDVFMDNGYTKEEMKMIDETKKILNDHTIKITATTVRVPVMYAHSESVNIEFEKEFDVKEIFDTLNTTDGIIVVDDPKNNQYPLALDAEGKDEVFVGRIRRDFSVDNGINMWVVADNIRKGAATNTVQIAELLLKYNLV comes from the coding sequence ATGAAAAAAGTAAACGTTGCAATAGTTGGAGCAACAGGAATGGTAGGACGAACATTTTTAAAAATCTTACAAGAAAGAGATTTTCCTATAGAAAACCTATATCTATTAGCATCTAAAAAATCTGCTGGTGATGTTGTTAACTTTAATGGAAAAGACTACATAATAGAAGAACTAACAGAAAATTCATTTGACAAAGATATAGATATTGCTTTATTCTCTGCTGGAGGCGAAATAAGTAAAAAATTCGCTCCAATAGCCAAAGAAAAAGGAGTTATAGTAGTAGACAATAGTAGTATGTGGAGAATGTATGATGATGTACCTTTAGTCGTTCCAGAAGTTAATCCAGAGGATGTAAAAAAACACAACGGTATAATAGCAAATCCAAACTGCTCTACTATTCAAGCAGTAGTACCTTTAAAAACTCTTCACGATAAATTTGGTATAAAAAGAATAGTATACTCAACTTATCAAGCAGTTTCAGGTTCTGGTGTTAAAGGTATAGCTGATTTAAAAGAAGGTATTAAAGGAAATGAGAATAAATTATATCCTCATCCTATAGCTTACAATGCTCTACCTCATATAGATGTATTTATGGATAATGGTTATACAAAAGAAGAAATGAAAATGATAGATGAAACAAAGAAAATATTAAATGATCATACTATAAAAATAACTGCTACTACTGTAAGAGTACCAGTAATGTATGCTCATAGTGAATCTGTAAACATTGAATTTGAAAAAGAATTCGATGTTAAAGAAATATTTGATACTTTAAACACTACAGATGGAATTATCGTTGTAGATGATCCTAAAAACAACCAATATCCACTTGCACTCGATGCTGAAGGAAAAGACGAAGTATTCGTAGGAAGAATAAGAAGAGACTTTAGTGTAGATAATGGTATCAATATGTGGGTTGTTGCAGACAATATAAGAAAAGGAGCTGCAACTAACACAGTTCAAATAGCTGAGCTTTTATTAAAATATAATTTAGTATAG
- a CDS encoding amidohydrolase has translation MDIRADIAVLDDVVCKHRKSLNKIAELGMKEYKTSKYIRDYLDVLGVEYEVYLETAIVGMIKGKKAKKNIAFRADMDALNIDGQIKHLCGHDGHMSVLLGLIEYLNINKDRLLDNIVFIFQPAEESPGGALPLIKEGVLEKYKVDEIYGLHIYPNIEEGFVGVKPNHFLAQTGEIDIEIIGRGGHGAMPQNAIDSIVIASNFMNSIQSIISRNIRPLDEGVLTIGKIDGGSRRNIIAESVKLEGTMRAFKQEVYDKMKERVREIACGFEKSFNCEINIEIRDDYPAVNNDEELFDEFKEAIDNKYIKILEPLMIAEDFSYYQQHVKGLFFMLGSRNVDKEFVNGLHHIKFNFDEKILLNGINVYVELLEHKGTLLK, from the coding sequence ATGGATATAAGAGCAGATATTGCGGTGTTAGATGATGTTGTATGTAAGCATAGAAAGAGTCTAAATAAAATAGCTGAACTGGGAATGAAGGAGTATAAAACATCTAAATATATAAGAGATTATTTAGATGTTTTAGGAGTAGAATATGAAGTTTATTTAGAAACAGCAATAGTAGGGATGATAAAAGGTAAAAAAGCTAAAAAAAATATAGCTTTTAGAGCAGATATGGATGCTTTGAATATAGATGGACAAATAAAACATCTTTGCGGCCATGATGGACATATGAGTGTACTTTTAGGACTGATAGAGTATTTGAATATTAATAAAGATAGATTATTAGATAATATAGTTTTTATTTTTCAACCAGCAGAAGAATCACCAGGAGGAGCACTTCCTTTAATAAAAGAAGGAGTTTTGGAAAAATATAAGGTTGATGAAATCTACGGACTTCATATATACCCAAATATAGAAGAAGGATTTGTTGGAGTTAAACCTAATCATTTCTTAGCACAAACAGGGGAAATAGATATTGAAATAATAGGTAGAGGTGGCCATGGGGCTATGCCACAAAATGCTATTGATTCAATAGTGATAGCTTCAAATTTTATGAATTCTATACAAAGTATAATATCTAGAAATATAAGACCTCTTGATGAAGGGGTATTAACAATTGGAAAAATAGACGGGGGAAGTAGAAGGAATATAATAGCTGAGAGTGTTAAACTTGAAGGAACAATGAGAGCATTTAAGCAAGAAGTGTATGACAAAATGAAGGAAAGAGTCCGTGAGATTGCTTGCGGATTTGAAAAATCTTTTAACTGCGAAATAAATATAGAAATAAGAGATGATTATCCTGCGGTTAATAATGATGAAGAACTATTTGATGAATTCAAAGAAGCTATTGATAATAAATATATAAAAATACTAGAGCCTTTAATGATAGCAGAGGATTTTTCATATTATCAACAACATGTGAAAGGGTTATTTTTTATGTTGGGTTCTAGAAATGTTGATAAAGAGTTTGTCAATGGACTTCACCATATAAAATTCAATTTCGATGAAAAGATACTATTAAATGGTATAAACGTATATGTAGAGTTATTGGAGCATAAAGGTACTTTGTTAAAATAG
- a CDS encoding small, acid-soluble spore protein, alpha/beta type encodes MEKNKKKKIVTENDIMKYEIAGEIGLIDKINEQGWAGLTAKEAGRIGGMLTARKKNKKKK; translated from the coding sequence ATGGAGAAAAATAAAAAGAAGAAAATAGTTACAGAAAATGATATAATGAAATATGAAATTGCTGGTGAGATAGGCCTTATTGATAAAATAAATGAACAAGGCTGGGCAGGGCTTACAGCAAAGGAAGCGGGCAGAATTGGTGGAATGCTTACCGCTAGGAAAAAAAATAAGAAAAAGAAATAG
- a CDS encoding class I SAM-dependent DNA methyltransferase: MQYKDFAFIYDNLMDNVDYDKWVEYIEEIIEKENVDVKNILELACGTGNLTIPFAKKDYDILGIDISEDMLSVAREKCIDDGIEVVFLNQDMTELDFEIYNLDCVLCACDGFNYILEDEDIQTIFHNVYELLKQKGVFIFDISSYNKLSNILGNNTFGENREDITYIWENYFDYESDIVEMDLAFFTREGEHYQKFEETHYQRAYKNDEILSMLKNVGFEDVKVYKDFTFSNADEECERAFFVCKK; this comes from the coding sequence ATGCAGTATAAAGATTTCGCATTCATATACGATAATTTAATGGATAATGTAGATTATGATAAATGGGTAGAATATATAGAAGAAATAATAGAAAAAGAAAATGTAGATGTAAAAAACATACTAGAGCTTGCATGCGGAACAGGTAATTTAACTATACCTTTTGCAAAAAAAGATTATGATATTTTAGGAATAGATATATCCGAGGATATGCTTAGTGTAGCAAGAGAAAAGTGTATAGATGATGGAATTGAGGTTGTATTTTTAAATCAGGATATGACTGAACTAGATTTTGAAATTTACAATTTAGATTGTGTCTTATGTGCATGTGATGGATTCAATTATATATTAGAGGATGAAGATATACAGACTATATTCCATAATGTATATGAACTTCTTAAACAAAAAGGTGTGTTTATATTTGATATAAGTTCATATAATAAACTATCAAATATACTTGGCAATAACACTTTTGGAGAAAATAGAGAAGATATAACTTATATATGGGAAAATTATTTTGATTATGAAAGTGATATAGTTGAGATGGATCTAGCCTTCTTTACAAGAGAGGGAGAACACTATCAGAAATTTGAAGAAACTCATTATCAAAGAGCCTATAAGAATGATGAAATACTAAGCATGCTAAAAAATGTAGGATTTGAAGATGTTAAGGTGTATAAAGATTTTACTTTTTCAAATGCAGATGAAGAATGTGAAAGAGCGTTTTTTGTGTGTAAAAAATAA